CCGACTGGAGACCCTCGACAACACCGTGGTGGCGCCAGCCGGGTGTGGGGTCCATCGGTCCGAAGTGGCCAACGGACGGCCTGGGGGTGACGCCTTTGTCGGGCTCCGACAATCCGGTACGGCGTTCCGCTGGCACTTGGCCTGCACTACCGGATGGTTCTGTCCGAGGGTGACAGGAGAACGGTCCCGAGACTGTACGGAGTCAACGGCAGGATTTCGTTGTCCGGGTCCGTAGGGTCAGTACATGACCGTTTTGGACGAGACCGCCGAAGCGCCCACCGACGCACGCGGGCGTGTGGCCGAGTTGCATGCTCTTCGTGAAGAGGCTCGGCGTGGCCCGAGTGAGCGTGCCACCGAGGCGCAGCATGCGAAGGGCAAGCTGACCGCGCGTGAGCGGATCGAGCTGCTGCTGGACGCGGGCTCGTTCCGGGAGGTCGAGCAGTTGCGGCGGCACCGGGCGTCCGGTTTCGGCCTGGAGGCGAAGAGGCCGTATACGGATGGTGTCATCACCGGTTGGGGCACGGTCGAGGGGCGTACGGTCTTCGTCTACGCGCACGATTTCCGGATCTTCGGCGGTGCGCTGGGCGAGGCCCATGCCACCAAGATCCACAAGATCATGGACATGGCCATCGCGGCGGGTGCCCCGCTGGTCTCGTTGAACGACGGCGCGGGTGCGCGTATCCAGGAGGGCGTCTCCGCGCTCGCCGGTTACGGCGGCATCTTCCAGCGCAACACGCGGGCCTCGGGCGTCATCCCGCAGATCTCCGTGATGCTCGGCCCGTGCGCGGGCGGTGCCGCCTACAGCCCGGCGCTGACCGACTTCGTCTTCATGGTCCGTGAGACCTCGCAGATGTTCATCACCGGCCCCGATGTCGTCAAGGCGGTCACCGGCGAGGAGATCACCCAGAACGGGCTCGGCGGTGCGGACGTGCACGCCGAGACGAGCGGTGTGGCGCACTTCGCCTACGACGACGAGGAGACCTGCCTCGCGGAGGTCCGCTACCTCCTGTCGATGCTGCCCTCCAACAACCGTGAGAACCCGCCGCACGCCAGCACCGAGGATGCGGCCGAGCGCCGCTCCGACGCGCTGCTCGATCTGGTCCCGGCGGACGGCAACCGGCCCTACGACATGCACAAGGTCATCGAGGAGATCGTCGACGACGGCGAGTACCTCGAAGTCCACGAGCGCTGGGCACGCAACATCATCTGCGCGCTGGCCAGGCTCGACGGCCAGGTCGTCGGCATCATCGCCAACCAGCCGCAGACCCTGGCGGGTGTGCTGGACATCGAGGCCTCCGAGAAGTCCGCACGCTTCGTCCAGATGTGCGACGCCTTCAACATCCCGATCGTGACCCTGCTGGACGTCCCGGGCTTCCTGCCCGGTGTCGACCAGGAGCACGGCGGCATCATCCGGCACGGCGCCAAGCTGCTGTACGCCTACTGCAACGCCACCGTGCCCCGGATCTCCCTGATCCTGCGCAAGGCCTACGGCGGCGCGTACATCGTCATGGACTCCCAGTCCATCGGCGCCGACCTCACCTACGCCTGGCCCACCAACGAGATCGCCGTGATGGGCGCCGAAGGCGCCGCCAACGTCATCTTCCGGCGCCAGATCGCCGACGCGGAAGACCCCGAAGCCATGCGCGCGCACATGGTCAAGGAGTACAAGTCCGAACTCATGCACCCCTACTACGCCGCCGAGCGCGGCCTGGTCGACGACGTCATCGACCCGGCCGAGACCCGCGAGGTACTCATCCGCTCCCTCGCCATGCTCCGTACGAAGCACGCCGACCTGCCGTCCCGCAAGCACGGCAACCCCCCGCAGTAACCCACGAGGAGAACGCTGCACATGACCACGACCGTCGACTCCCTGCTCCGCGTCGAGAAGGGCCACGCCGAGCCCGAGGAGCTGGCCGCGCTCACGGCGATCCTGCTGGCCCGTGCCGCCTCGCAGCCGGACGCCCCGGCGGGCCGGGGTCGCAGCACCGCCGGCTGGCGCCGACTGGAGCGCCAGTCCGGCTTCCGCGCCCCGCACAGCTGGCAGGGCTGACACCACTTCGCGTACCTCGCCCCCGTAGACGTTCGCCTCGAAACATCGCGAACGGGTACGGGGGCGAGGTGCGTTCAGGCGTGCCGCGGTGAGGAAAGTCCAGGAGCGCCCGCTGCCGTCTCGCGCCGTCACCGCAAGGGACCGACGCGGCCGCCGATGTGCGCACGGTCGACCGGCCGGGTGTCGGTGCTGAGGCGGTGTCGGTGCCGACCGAGGTGTTGCCAGGCTCTTCTCGGTGGCCCAGCGGCATGACGACGGCGCGTGAACGGGCCCTGGGCGGTGGCCCGCGCAGAGCAAGGAGAACGGGGTCCCGCACTCCGTGAGGAATGGGAACCCCGCCCGTGGGACTGGTCCGGCAGCGGCGGCCGCGGCTACCGCAACCGGGCCATGAGTGCGTGCTCGACGAGGGTGATGAGTGCGCTTTTGGCGTCGGCGCGGTGGCGGGCGTCGGTGGTGATGATGGGGGTGTCGGGGCCGATCTGGAGGGCTTCGCGGACTTCGTCGGGTGTGTAGGGCTGGTGTCCGTCGAAGCCGTTGAGGGCGATGACGAAGGGGAGTCCGCTGTTCTCGAAGTAGTCGACGGCGGGGAAGCAGTCGGCGAGTCTGCGGGTGTCGACGAGGACGACGGCGCCGATGGCGCCGCGTACGAGGTCGTCCCACATGAACCAGAAGCGGTCCTGTCCGGGGGTGCCGAAGAGGTAGAGGATCAGGTCCTGGTCGAGGGTGATGCGGCCGAAGTCCATGGCCACCGTGGTGGTGGTCTTGTCTCCGGTGTGGGTGAGGTCGTCGATTCCGGCCGATGCGGACGTCATGACGGCCTCGGTACGCAGCGGGTTGATCTCCGAGACGGCGCCGACGAACGTGGTCTTGCCCACGCCGAAGCCGCCCGCCACCACGATCTTCGCGCTGGTGGTTGAGCGGGCTGCACCGCCGCTAGAGCTTGCGAAGTCCACTGAGCACCCTTTCGAGCAGTGTCACGTCTGGCTGACCACCGGCGGACTGGTCGCCGCCGGGCTGGTGGATGGCGACAAGTCCGGCCTCCGCCAGGTCGGCGACGAGGATCCGGGCAACGCCGAGGGGAATGGAGAGAAGTGCCGAGATCTCAGCCACCGACTTGATCTCGAAGCACAGTCGGCAGATCCGCTGGTGCTCGGGCAACTGCCCTTGCAGCCGCGCGGGATCGGCCGTGGTGCTGACCAGCGCCTCGATGGCGAGCTGGTAGCGCGGCCGGGTCCGGCCGCCGGTCATCGCGTAAGGACGCACCAGCGGGTTGCTGTTGCCCGACGCGGGAGCGGACTCCGGAGCCCTGCGGGGTGCCACCGGCTGGATGCGGGGCGACTGCGGCTGGTCGTACGGGCCCTGGGGCTGGTCGTACGGGCCCTGAGGTCGCTGGTAGGGCTGGGGGCCGCCACCTCTGCTGGGCGCGGAGGGGAAGCCGAAGCGGTTCTGGCCCTGCTCACCCGGAGCCTGGTGAGCACCGTCATATGGGTGTCCGCCTGGGGGTGTTGCCACTTCTCATCCTCCTCCGCCGCGCCGTACGCCCGGTCCAAATCCCTGTGGAGCCGCGCCACCGCACCTTACGGTGCGGTGGCCCTTCAACGCACTGCCTAACTGCTAGTTGAGAAGACTGCCCTGGAGTTCGGCGCGCAGGTCCGGGGTGAGGACCGTGCCCGCGCGGTCGACCAGGAGAGCCATCTCGTAGCCCACGAGGCCGATGTCGGCGTCCGGGTGGGCGAGCACGGCCAGCGAAGAGCCGTCCGAGATCGACATGATGAAGAGGAAGCCGCGCTCCATCTCCACCACCGTCTGGTTGACCGGGCCGCCTTCGAAGATGCGGGAGGCGCCCGCGGTCAGCGAGGTGAGTCCGGACGCGACGGCCGCCAGCTGGTCGGCACGGTCGCGGGGGAATCCCTCGGACATCGCCAGCAGGAGTCCGTCGGCGGAGACCACCACGGTGTGGGACACCCCAGGGGTGTTGTCCACGAAGTTGGTGATCAACCAGTTCAGATTCTGCGCCGCCTGGCTCATCGGGCTCACACTAACGCTCCTGGTTGTAGGTGCTACCCGGGCCGAAGCCCGATCCGTTCGTGTCCGTCCCCGCGCTGCGACCCTTCTGGATGCCGCGCCGCAGGTTGCTCAGCCTGCCGCGGACGTCTTCGGGGGCGCGGGAGACCTGGGGGCCGCCCTGCGGTGTCTGCTCCGCGGTGCCCTCGACCAGGTTGGCCTTGGGAATCCGCCGGGGCAGACCGGACGAGGTGACTCCGCCCGCCTTGGGCTCGCGGAGCTTCTCGGCCCGCTGCCAGCGCTCGTCGTTCTTCGAACGCCAGTCGTCGGAGCCGTCCGCCTCCGCCCGCTCGTCACGCGGTGCCGCAGCCTCCTGCGGGGACCGCGCGGCCGGAGCCGTCTTCTGCCCCGCCTGGCCGCTGCCGCCCTCGTCGGACTGCCACTGGGCCCGCTGGCTGGTGCCACCGGCGCCACGGCGTGGCAGACCGGCGTCGGTCAGTTGGTGACCGTTGCTCGGCGTGGGACCCGGACGTTCGAAGCCTACGCGCTCGGAGCCGTTCGCGGGAGCGTCGGGAGTAGATTCCGCATCTGCCCGGTACTCCTGCTCGTACGCGCCCTGGTAGCTGCCCTGAGTCGACCAGTCTTCCTGGTGGGAGCCCTGCGCGAAGGAGTCGTCGTACTGCCGGCCGTGATCCTGCGGCGGAACGTACGCGGATTCCGCATAGCCCTGCGCCGCGGACTCCGGGTAACCCGCCGGAACCTGGTACTCGCCCGTGTTCCGGTAGTCGTCGGCCCCGTCGGTGTTGTCGGCGCCGCCGTAGGCATAGCCGTTCCGCTCGTAGTCCTGGGCAGGCTGCTGGGGCGCGAAGCCCTGCTCGTACGAGGAGTCTCCGGCGTACTGGTCGTCCCCGGCCCCGTAGGAGCCTTCCTCGGCCCCGTAGCGGCCGTCAGCGGCCTCGTACCGGCCGTTCTGGTACTGACCGCCGCCGTACTGCTCCTGCTCGCTGTACGGGTCCTGCTCGGCGTACTGGTCCTGCTGGACCTCGTCGCGGTACAGCGGTGCGTCGCCGCCGTGCACCTGAGCCTCGAGAGCCGCACGGCGCTCGCCGCGCATCAGGGAGCGTCCCACCGGGTCGAGTCGGCCGGACTCGTCCTGCGAGCCCTCCTCGTAGCGGGAGTCGTCGAAGCCCAGTTCGGCCGCTGTGCGCGAGGTGGTTGGTGTGAAGCTGGTCTGCTGCGTGGGGATCATCTGGGAGACCGTGAAGTCCTCCTCGTGCACCGGTTCGCCACCGCCACCGTGGGTGATCGCGTCCGGGAGCATCACCAGCGAGGTCGTACCGGCCTGTTCGCCCGAGGGGCGGAGCTGCACACGGATACCGTGCCGCAGGGAGAGGCGGCCGACCACGAAGAGGCCCATGCGCTGCGAGACGGCGGCGTCCACCGTCGGCGGGTTGGCCAGCTTGTGGTTGATGTCGGCGAAGTCCTCGGCGGTCAGGCCGATGCCCTTGTCATGGATCTCGATCATCACGCGGCCGTCGGGCAGCCTGGTCGCGGTGACCCGGACCTTCGTCTGCGGCGAGGAGAACGACGTGGCGTTCTCCAGCAGCTCGGCGAGCAGGTGTACGAGGTCGGTCACGGCCTGGCCGTGGATCTCCGAGTCGGGCACGCCGGTCAGCTCGATGCGCTCGTACGACTCCACCTCGGACGATGCGGCACGCAGCACATCCACCAGCGGTACCGGCTGGTTCCAGCGGCGGCCCGGTTCCTCGCCGGCGAGGACCAGGAGGTTCTCGCCGTTGCGGCGCATACGGGTCGCGAGGTGGTCCAGCTTGAAGAGGTTCTCCAGCTGGTCCGGGTCCGCCTCGTTGTTCTCCAGGTCGGTGATCAGGGTCAGCTGGCCCTCGATCAGCGACTGGTTGCGGCGCGAGAGGTTGGTGAAGATCGCGTTGACGTTGCCGCGGAGCATGGCCTGCTCGGCGGCGAGCCGGACGGCTTCGCGGTGGACCTGGTCGAAGGCCCGTGCGACCTCGCCGATTTCATCCTTGGTGTCGATCGGGATCGGCTGGACGCGGGTGTCGACCCGGCCGGGCTCGGTCCGCGACAGCTGGTCGACCAGCATCGGCAGGCGCTGTTCGGCGATACCGAAAGCGGCGGTGCGCAGCTCGCGCATCGAGCGGCTCATCTGGCGAGCCACAAGGCCGGCCAGGATGAACGCGGTGAGCAGCGCGATGACGACGATCAGACCGTTGACGATGGCGTCGGTCTTGGCCTCGTCGGCGATCCGGGAGGCCTCGGTCACCGACTTCTGCACGAGACCGTCCTCGATCTCGGTGTAGCCGTCGAACTTCGCGGTGGCCGCGGACTGCCAGATCCTCGGCGTCACACCCCTCTTGGCGAGCTCGTCCGGGTCGGCGCCGCTGCCGATGGCGGCGACCAGGCCGTTGTAGATGGAGCCGTCCTGCGAGGCCTGCGGCATCGTGAACTCGATGCCCTGTGCCGCGGCTGCCTTGGCCGCCTCTTCGAGCTGCTTGGTCCCTTCACGGGTCTTCTCGCCCATGACGGTCTTCAGCTTCGCGGTGTCCTCGGTCGAACCGCCGGAGACGTACTCGAGGAGTGCGATGTTCTCCAGGTACGCGTAGGACGAGAAGGCGATGGTCTGCCCGGATCTGATCTCAGGGGTCTTGCTCGGGCGGACCAGCAGGTGCATGCCTATGGAGCGCTGGAGCGACCCGGCGGCCTTCGCGAGCTGGATCGCGTAGACCATGCGGCCGTAGCTGGTGACGTTCCCGGTGCCGAAGCCGAGCTCGTTGGAGAACTCCATGAGGGAGTGCTGGACCTGCACGTAGCCCTCTTCGGTGGCCACGGGGCCGCCCTTGCCGCCTTCCTTGCTGGCGGACTCCACAGCCTTCGAGTAGGCGGTCTTGCGGAGCTGCGCGAGCTTCGGCTCCTCCGCGCGGAAGAGCTTGAGGCGGCGCTCCAGACCCTGCGAGTCCGGCCTGTCCTCGACCACCGCGTCGAACTTCTTCTTCGCGGCGTCGGTGGCGGCGCGGTACTTCAGGACGTCCGGGTCGTCCTCGCCCTTGCCCTTGAGGAGGGGCTCGGCCGTGAGGTCGCGCTCGTTGAGCAGAGCCTGGCTGTAGTCCGACGCGGCGCGCACGATCTCCGCCGTCTTCTCGGCGTCCCGCGCCTCGTCCCAGGTGTCCACGGACCCCTTCACCTGGAAGCCACCCATGACGAGGCCGACCAGCACGGGGATCAACAGGATCGCGTTCAGTCGGGTGGGCACACGCCAGTTGCGCGGGGACAGCCTGCTGGAGCTGCCACCGGCGGGGGGCGCGACGTGCTGCACATCCGCAGGCGACACCGCTGCGCGCGGGGGCGGGGTGAAGTTGCCCCGCGCCTGCTGCTCTGCGGAGCTTGTCTTGCTTCGCCTCACTCGACCAACAACCTCTCGGCGTCGGCACCTGTGTTGTGCCGAAAATCGTTCAGGGCCGTACTACTCACGAGTTCGTTGATTTCAGCACGCCAACCGGGTCCGTTCCAAACATCAGGAAAAGCCATGTCAGGTCTTCCTGGACAGCCACTAAAGCGGACATAAGGAGCGAAGCTGCGGCAAAAAGTGGGCTATCGATGAGCACAGTGGTACTACCCGGATGCGTCGGGTGTCTGCGTCCTGGTAATTCTCTGTCGAAATGTTATGAACACGCAGGCGGACCGTGTCAAAAGACACAGTCCGCCCTTGTCACGCTACGACAACTGTCGTATACGCAAAACTACTTGAGTCGGGCCATGAGTGCGTGCTCGACGAGGGTGATGAGTGCGCTTTTGGCGTCGGCGCGGTGGCGGGCGTCGGTGGTGATGATGGGGGTGT
This DNA window, taken from Streptomyces sp. SCSIO 30461, encodes the following:
- a CDS encoding ATP/GTP-binding protein, translated to MDFASSSGGAARSTTSAKIVVAGGFGVGKTTFVGAVSEINPLRTEAVMTSASAGIDDLTHTGDKTTTTVAMDFGRITLDQDLILYLFGTPGQDRFWFMWDDLVRGAIGAVVLVDTRRLADCFPAVDYFENSGLPFVIALNGFDGHQPYTPDEVREALQIGPDTPIITTDARHRADAKSALITLVEHALMARLR
- a CDS encoding DUF742 domain-containing protein codes for the protein MATPPGGHPYDGAHQAPGEQGQNRFGFPSAPSRGGGPQPYQRPQGPYDQPQGPYDQPQSPRIQPVAPRRAPESAPASGNSNPLVRPYAMTGGRTRPRYQLAIEALVSTTADPARLQGQLPEHQRICRLCFEIKSVAEISALLSIPLGVARILVADLAEAGLVAIHQPGGDQSAGGQPDVTLLERVLSGLRKL
- a CDS encoding acyl-CoA carboxylase subunit beta; amino-acid sequence: MTVLDETAEAPTDARGRVAELHALREEARRGPSERATEAQHAKGKLTARERIELLLDAGSFREVEQLRRHRASGFGLEAKRPYTDGVITGWGTVEGRTVFVYAHDFRIFGGALGEAHATKIHKIMDMAIAAGAPLVSLNDGAGARIQEGVSALAGYGGIFQRNTRASGVIPQISVMLGPCAGGAAYSPALTDFVFMVRETSQMFITGPDVVKAVTGEEITQNGLGGADVHAETSGVAHFAYDDEETCLAEVRYLLSMLPSNNRENPPHASTEDAAERRSDALLDLVPADGNRPYDMHKVIEEIVDDGEYLEVHERWARNIICALARLDGQVVGIIANQPQTLAGVLDIEASEKSARFVQMCDAFNIPIVTLLDVPGFLPGVDQEHGGIIRHGAKLLYAYCNATVPRISLILRKAYGGAYIVMDSQSIGADLTYAWPTNEIAVMGAEGAANVIFRRQIADAEDPEAMRAHMVKEYKSELMHPYYAAERGLVDDVIDPAETREVLIRSLAMLRTKHADLPSRKHGNPPQ
- a CDS encoding nitrate- and nitrite sensing domain-containing protein, giving the protein MRRSKTSSAEQQARGNFTPPPRAAVSPADVQHVAPPAGGSSSRLSPRNWRVPTRLNAILLIPVLVGLVMGGFQVKGSVDTWDEARDAEKTAEIVRAASDYSQALLNERDLTAEPLLKGKGEDDPDVLKYRAATDAAKKKFDAVVEDRPDSQGLERRLKLFRAEEPKLAQLRKTAYSKAVESASKEGGKGGPVATEEGYVQVQHSLMEFSNELGFGTGNVTSYGRMVYAIQLAKAAGSLQRSIGMHLLVRPSKTPEIRSGQTIAFSSYAYLENIALLEYVSGGSTEDTAKLKTVMGEKTREGTKQLEEAAKAAAAQGIEFTMPQASQDGSIYNGLVAAIGSGADPDELAKRGVTPRIWQSAATAKFDGYTEIEDGLVQKSVTEASRIADEAKTDAIVNGLIVVIALLTAFILAGLVARQMSRSMRELRTAAFGIAEQRLPMLVDQLSRTEPGRVDTRVQPIPIDTKDEIGEVARAFDQVHREAVRLAAEQAMLRGNVNAIFTNLSRRNQSLIEGQLTLITDLENNEADPDQLENLFKLDHLATRMRRNGENLLVLAGEEPGRRWNQPVPLVDVLRAASSEVESYERIELTGVPDSEIHGQAVTDLVHLLAELLENATSFSSPQTKVRVTATRLPDGRVMIEIHDKGIGLTAEDFADINHKLANPPTVDAAVSQRMGLFVVGRLSLRHGIRVQLRPSGEQAGTTSLVMLPDAITHGGGGEPVHEEDFTVSQMIPTQQTSFTPTTSRTAAELGFDDSRYEEGSQDESGRLDPVGRSLMRGERRAALEAQVHGGDAPLYRDEVQQDQYAEQDPYSEQEQYGGGQYQNGRYEAADGRYGAEEGSYGAGDDQYAGDSSYEQGFAPQQPAQDYERNGYAYGGADNTDGADDYRNTGEYQVPAGYPESAAQGYAESAYVPPQDHGRQYDDSFAQGSHQEDWSTQGSYQGAYEQEYRADAESTPDAPANGSERVGFERPGPTPSNGHQLTDAGLPRRGAGGTSQRAQWQSDEGGSGQAGQKTAPAARSPQEAAAPRDERAEADGSDDWRSKNDERWQRAEKLREPKAGGVTSSGLPRRIPKANLVEGTAEQTPQGGPQVSRAPEDVRGRLSNLRRGIQKGRSAGTDTNGSGFGPGSTYNQER
- a CDS encoding acyl-CoA carboxylase epsilon subunit translates to MTTTVDSLLRVEKGHAEPEELAALTAILLARAASQPDAPAGRGRSTAGWRRLERQSGFRAPHSWQG
- a CDS encoding roadblock/LC7 domain-containing protein, with product MSQAAQNLNWLITNFVDNTPGVSHTVVVSADGLLLAMSEGFPRDRADQLAAVASGLTSLTAGASRIFEGGPVNQTVVEMERGFLFIMSISDGSSLAVLAHPDADIGLVGYEMALLVDRAGTVLTPDLRAELQGSLLN